The Myxococcales bacterium genome includes the window GTGTTTGACGCCGTCGGCCTGGCGCCTGGCTATATCGGGCCAGTTAAGCTCGCCAAACCCGGCGTGCGCATTCTCATCGATGCCGAATTGCGCGGCGCCACCGGCGTCGTGTGCGGCGGCAACGCGAAAGACACGCATCTCACCGGCGTCTCGCTTGCGCGCGATGTGCCGGACGCTACCTACGTCGCGCTGCGCGTCGCCGAACCCGGCGATGCTTGCCCGCGTTGCGCCAAGGGCCATTTTCGCGGCTTTCGCGGCATCGAGGTTGGCCACGTGTTTTTCCTCGGCACCAAGTATTCGGCGCCGATGAACTGCAACTTCATCGACCTCGCTGGGGCATCGAAGCCAATGGTTATGGGTTGCTACGGCATTGGCGTCACCCGCGTTGCGGCCGCCGCCATCGAGCAAAATCACGATGCCAATGGCATCATCTGGCCGATGTCGATCGCGCCGTACGAAGTGGAAGTAATCGCGCTGCAAAGCAACGACGAACAAGTCGTCGCCGCGGCCGAGGCGCTCTATGCCGAGCTGCGCGCCGCCGGCGTCGACGTGCTGTATGACGATCGCGATGAGCGCCCGGGCGGCAAGTTCAAGGATGCCGACCTCATCGGCGTGCCACTGCGCATCGCGGTCGGCGCGCGCTCGCTCAAAGAAGGTAAGCTCGAACTGAAGTGGCGTCGCGACAAGGAAGCCACCATGCTCGACGTCGCTGGCGCCGGCGCGCAAATCGTGGGCCTGGTCGCCGCGGCCAAGCAGGCACCGCAAGGTTGATCGTGGGTCTCTCGCCGACCTTGCCCGTTGCCGAGCGCCTCATCGTTGCGCTCGACGTCCCCGATGCCGCTACCGCGCTGGCGTTTGCGGCGCAGCTTGGCCGCGACGTTCGCTGGCTGAAAGTTGGACTTGAGCTGTTTTGCGCCGAAGGCCCGGCGCTGGTCAGCAAGTTGGCCGATGCAGGCTATAAGATCATGCTCGATCTCAAGCTGCACGATATTCCGCAGACGGTGGCCAGCGCCACCGAGCGTTGCGCCGTCTTGGGTGCGAGCCTGCTCACCGTGCATGCCTCGGGCGGCGCGGCGATGTTGCAGGCGGCGGCGAAGGCCGCGGCGCCAAGCGGCTTGGGGATTCTCGCGGTCACCGTGCTGACCTCGCTCGATGCCAGCGACGTCGCCGCCGATGGCAATCGCCTATCGCCCGCCGACTTGGTGCTGGCGCGGGCGCAGCTTGCCTGTGCTGCGGCCTGCGCCGGCGTGGTGTCGTCGCCGCATGAGGCTGCGGCGCTGCGCTCGGCGCTTGGCCCACAGGCGCTGATCGTGACGCCAGGCATCCGCCCGGCAGGCAGCGACGTCGGCGATCAAAAACGAGTCGCGACGCCGGCGGCGGCCATCGCCAGCGGCGTTTCCATGATCGTGGTAGGCCGACCGATTCGCGATGCGGCGAGCCCCGCCGAGATGGCGCGCCAAATCTTGCGCGAGATGGAGACGGCGTCATGATCAAAAAGAAACCTCGCCCCGCGCCTGGTCGTTCGATGTCCGAGCAGGGGCCGTCCGCCGTCGCCGCAAGGCCGCCCGTCTTCCCCGCAGGGCCGTCCGCCGTCGCCGCAGGGCCGTCCGTCGTCGCCGCAGGGCCGTCCGTCGCCATCCCAAGGTGGCGCACCGTTCTCGCAGGGGCGCTCTGGGGCTCCTGAAGGTCGCGCACGATTTTCCGAGCGAGCTGCGGCGCCCACCGTTTCCGCGCCGCGCCTTGGCGGCGACGAGCGGCTCATCTACGGCGTCGGACCCGTGCGCGAATTGCTCGCAGCGAAACCCGACGCCGTGCGCCGCCTTTATATTGAACCGCGCCGCGGCGATCAGGCCAGCGACGACGTCGGCCAGCTCCTGATAAAGGCACGCGAGCTTGGCCTGTCCACAGAAATGGCGGATAAAGCGATGCTGACGGCGATTGCCGGCGAATTTGCGTTGCACCAAGGCGTCATCGCGGTGGTGGCGCCGTTTGTCTTTGCCGAGCTCGCCGACATCATGGCGCGCGCGGCCGATCGCGGCGAGGCGCTGCTGGTGGTGGTGCTCGACCAGGTGCAAGACCCGCACAACGTCGGCGCGATTATTCGCACGGCGTATCTCATGGGCGCGCACGGCGTGGTGGTGCCGGTGCATCGCCAAAGCAGCATTACCGCCACCGTCACCAAGGCCTCGGCCGGTGCTACCGAGCTGCTGCCGATTGCCCAAGTCACCAACGTCGTGCGCGCGCTCGAAGAGTTCAAGGCCGCCGGCGCGTGGGTCATCGGCCTTGATGCCCCCGCGCCGATGTCGCTACATCAAATCGATGGCACGCTGCCGCTGGTGCTCGTCGCCGGCGCCGAGGGCGATGGTATCCGCCCGCTAGTTGCCAAGCAATGTGATTTCATCGTCGAGCTGCCGATGCACGCCGCCGGCGTCGGCTCCTACAACGTCTCAGTCGCCACCGCGATGGCGCTTTACGAAATCGTCCGCGGCCGCCGTGGCTGAAGTCCGCCGGCGCCAGCGGGCGCGGCACGCGCGCACAAAGTTAGACACGATATTTTAGGCGCCGGGCGCGGCGTCAAATGGCCAGCGCCCCGGCGCTCCGTCGCCAGCCGATCGTCACTGAAAGACCTGTCTCGGTCGCCTGAAGGTCAATTGCCAGTGCTCGGCTGCGAACCAATCAGAGAGAGGTGGCAATAGTGCTGCCAGGCCCCGTCCCCGGGTTTTTATGGACCCGGGCCGGGCGGCGGCGGTTCGATTTTTTTAATTTCAGTAGCGTCGGCGACGCGATTTGTATACTATCGCCTAATCAATGAAGCGCGCCGGTATCAATTCTCGCAAAATCGGCAGGTCGCGGGCTCAGCTCGCGCTGGCCGTTGGCACGCCTCATCGCAAGGCGAAAGATGGATCGCGCCGCGGGGGAAAGCGCCCGGGCGCGGGTCGCAAGCCTAACGGCACCGTCGCAATGGTCTCGCACGCGCGGCGTCCCCCTCACAAGGCGGCGCATCCACTGCACATTTCGATGAAGGCTCTGCCAGATGTTCCGAACTTACGGCAGCCGCGCCTCGTTCGCGTCATCAAGAACGCGATGCGCCAGGTTCATGCCTTACAGCGGGACGACGCCAGCCGCGGCGCATTTCGCATCGCCGAATTTTCGATCCAAGACACGCATGTTCACATACTTGCCGAAGCCGGCGATAAGCGCGCGATGGTCCGCGGAATGTCGAGTCTCTCGATTCGCATCGCCCTTTCCATCAAGCGCGTGCTGGGTCGCGACGACAAGGTGTGGTGCGACCGCTACTATGCCCGGCGTCTCACGATGCCTAAAGAAGTCCGCAACGCGTTAGTTTACGTGCTGCTTAACAGCATCAAGCACAAGCCGGACCGCCTAGCGGCAGGACGCAGGCAAACGAGCACGCAGGTGCTGGTCGATGCGCGCTGCACGTCGGCTCCGTGGTTTCGGGGCTTCTCGCCGACATGCGAGGCGAGTTGGTGGGATGCGGGGACGTCGACGGAGCCTGAACCCCCCGTTGCGGCTGCCACCACCTGGCTTTTAACCACAGGGTGGCGTAGGCATGGTCTCATCGATCCGCAGCGTGATGGGCCGCGAAGCTAGGGCGCCATTCTTCGTAGCCGCGTAGCTGGGCTTTCATTGGTCGGCGCTTGCTCTCGCTTACGGCGCGCCGTGGACGCAGTCGGCGTCGTTTTCGTCGCGGCACATTTCGGCGATGAGTTCGCGAAAGCCCGCGTCGCGGCGCAGGCCATCAAAGCTGGTATCTAGCGGCGTGCCGCGGCGCCCGAGCAGCGAGTCGAGGCGGCGCTCGACCGCCGCGCTGCGGCTGTGGTGATGTTTCATCTCGAGCAAGCGCTCAAGGAGGTTGAGCGTGCACTGCTTGCGCTGCACGCGCGCGTACGCCGCCGCCAGCAAATACGTCGCGTCGACGTTGTAGGGGTCGGCGGCCAGCGCGGTGTGCAAGGTCTCAAGCGTGCGGTGCAGCGCCTCAAGGCGCAGCGGCTGCGACAACTCCGTGGTCATCGCCTCGGCATATTCATCGCGCGCGCGCTCGACCAAGCGCGCGGCCTCGGCGATGGAACGCTCGCCAAAGCGCAGCGGGGTGCTTTGCTCGTCGGGGTTAGTGGGGGCGCAGTCCGCCACGGTGCCAATCTCGGT containing:
- a CDS encoding transposase, whose product is MKRAGINSRKIGRSRAQLALAVGTPHRKAKDGSRRGGKRPGAGRKPNGTVAMVSHARRPPHKAAHPLHISMKALPDVPNLRQPRLVRVIKNAMRQVHALQRDDASRGAFRIAEFSIQDTHVHILAEAGDKRAMVRGMSSLSIRIALSIKRVLGRDDKVWCDRYYARRLTMPKEVRNALVYVLLNSIKHKPDRLAAGRRQTSTQVLVDARCTSAPWFRGFSPTCEASWWDAGTSTEPEPPVAAATTWLLTTGWRRHGLIDPQRDGPRS
- the rlmB gene encoding 23S rRNA (guanosine(2251)-2'-O)-methyltransferase RlmB, with translation MYGVGPVRELLAAKPDAVRRLYIEPRRGDQASDDVGQLLIKARELGLSTEMADKAMLTAIAGEFALHQGVIAVVAPFVFAELADIMARAADRGEALLVVVLDQVQDPHNVGAIIRTAYLMGAHGVVVPVHRQSSITATVTKASAGATELLPIAQVTNVVRALEEFKAAGAWVIGLDAPAPMSLHQIDGTLPLVLVAGAEGDGIRPLVAKQCDFIVELPMHAAGVGSYNVSVATAMALYEIVRGRRG
- the pyrF gene encoding orotidine-5'-phosphate decarboxylase; translated protein: MPVAERLIVALDVPDAATALAFAAQLGRDVRWLKVGLELFCAEGPALVSKLADAGYKIMLDLKLHDIPQTVASATERCAVLGASLLTVHASGGAAMLQAAAKAAAPSGLGILAVTVLTSLDASDVAADGNRLSPADLVLARAQLACAAACAGVVSSPHEAAALRSALGPQALIVTPGIRPAGSDVGDQKRVATPAAAIASGVSMIVVGRPIRDAASPAEMARQILREMETAS